One Shewanella sp. MR-4 DNA window includes the following coding sequences:
- a CDS encoding sigma-70 family RNA polymerase sigma factor produces MALAIPQMHAHEHTDEQLMQRYAKGDGKAFEQLYLKHKGALYRYFVRQLGDKQLAEDLYQETWGRVIRAAANYEPSAKFNTWLYRIAHNLLIDHVRAVKPVDLVSHDNEEGLDTFVGAEQEQPDVHWQETQKSLLLKTCIALLPQVQKEAFILNIEMGFTAAVISDIAGVTLEATKSRIRYAYQSLKDCVNAKWQEVGHE; encoded by the coding sequence ATGGCCTTGGCGATACCGCAAATGCATGCCCATGAGCATACCGATGAGCAGTTAATGCAACGCTATGCCAAGGGCGATGGCAAAGCGTTTGAGCAGCTTTATCTTAAACACAAAGGCGCCTTGTACCGTTACTTTGTGCGCCAACTCGGTGACAAACAGTTAGCCGAAGATTTATATCAAGAAACCTGGGGACGGGTGATCCGTGCCGCCGCCAATTATGAGCCGAGCGCCAAGTTTAATACTTGGCTCTATCGGATTGCCCATAATCTGTTGATTGATCACGTCAGGGCGGTTAAGCCAGTTGATCTAGTCAGTCACGATAACGAGGAAGGGCTAGATACTTTTGTGGGAGCAGAGCAGGAACAACCCGATGTGCATTGGCAGGAAACGCAAAAAAGCTTGTTGCTGAAAACCTGTATTGCCCTGTTACCCCAAGTGCAAAAAGAGGCCTTTATTCTCAATATCGAAATGGGTTTTACCGCTGCAGTGATAAGCGATATCGCAGGGGTAACACTCGAAGCGACCAAGAGCCGCATTCGCTACGCGTATCAAAGCTTAAAAGATTGTGTCAATGCTAAATGGCAGGAGGTTGGTCATGAGTAA